agtgccatgttatcttctatgctaagaagactggattcaaagcgtttagtgatttcacagaatgtgaccagaaattgcttgtttcgcgttcagaagccaaacttgacgaaaattccatcatttgcttccaccatgaagccctcttcctacatgaatatcaagcgatgcaaaagaaatgttgcaatccattcaagaagaggaatcacaatgtaaaagctggacttagactgcttgataatgaaacagctgccaaactttgcctgttaaagaaaaaagaagtgattgatataaaacctggtcagaagctttgccctcgctgcatgtcggcactgaaccaaaagctagaagattcatcatcactatcaacccaatctgaacaagatttcacaacggatgaaactgaaccagccatcaacaaaagtttatcatttattggtgcttcaccattgaaaagaagacaactaagtaaaagagataagcaaagctatgcaaaaagaaagatcttggatgcacaaagtttaattgggaatcaaattgctgctgctgtaggaatcaattacgatgaacagccaagttcaagtaaaagtcgcccatgcaataattgtgcagatcttgataatcttatagaagagttgaaagaaaaatgtaaagtgtcaaatcgtaggacaaaagttcaaatattgaccttggttccaagaagctggacaattaaagatacgacaacagcatttaatgtatcagaaagaatggtaaagcaagcgagaaaactgaagaatgagcaaggtgttctagcttttccagcaaatcggcaaggaaggaagctttcagatgaagttgtccagaaagtacatgacttttttcaagatgacgaattcagcagactttgtccagggaagaaagactgtgtgcctgtgagaatttcaggaacaaaggtgtacaagcaaaagcggttgttgctttgcaatttgaaggaaatgtacgtgtcttatcagaagcaaaatggaccagaaattggcttctcaaagttttgcgagcttagaccaaaatggtgtgttacagttggctctgctggaatgcactcagtttgtgtctgtacaatacaccaaaatgtcaagcttatgctcactggtgcatcaatcaatgaagactacaaggaaattcttagcaaagctgtttgcagcttggaaaacaaggattgtatgcttcatcgttgtgaaaactgccctggtccagaaggtgtagaagcagttattgcaacatattttgaagataatgaccctgaagaactgattgagtacaaacaatggattcataccgacagggatactttagaaacaaagcagctttcaacagaagagtatgttgaagatattgcagcaaaaatttggaacctgtcttgtcatcactacattgccaagcatcaaagccagcacctgaaagctctcaaaactgatttgaaagaaggcgaattcataatactaatggattttgctgaaaactattcatttattgttcaagatgcagtgcaaggctttcactgggaaaacagtcaagcaacagttcatccatttgtagtctactactgtgaaaacgaagaggtgcaatgtgtgaatctttgtgttattagtgactgccttcgacacgatacgattactgtccatgtttacattggaaaagtaatcaattacctgaagatgcaattttccaaaataagccacatccactacttcagtgatggttcagctgcacaatataagaatttcaagaattttctcaacttatgctatcacaaagaagattttgaaataacagcagaatggaatttctttggaacaagccatggaaagtcgccttgtgatggcattggaggcacaacaaaacggttggcagcaagagcaagtttgcaacgtccatatgaaaaccagattctaacacccaaagatcttttcaacttctgcaatgataatatcaatggaatcaaattctttttcatcagcaaagaggaagttgaagaagaaaaagcttctcaagaagaaagattcctgcaagggcacactctagctggcacaagagaaaaccaccattttttgcccattgatatgacgacaattaaggtcagtagagtttctaatgatgcgacatcttttttggccaaaattagtgctgctgaagtagtagttcaagtcatggatcttcagcctgggcagtatgttgcttgcatttatgaaaagaaatggtggattggaaacatcgttgaaatctcagtcgaacagaaagatgctttcataagctttatgcatcctcatggtcctgcaagttcattttattggcccttaagacgtgatacttgctggattccagaacaacttatcattggtgttattccagctccatcagtgacatcatctggtcggcaatacagttttcctgaaagcattctcttgcaaatcaacgatgcttccagaatgatgaagtaactgaggaagacaggcttgggaacctgcataaagaaacccacaatcaggcttgggatcctgtggtaaagacaccctgtaatcaggcttgggaacctgcagtaaagatacccacccgtggctgttactgcatggctatcgggcgtggcccctatggcgatggggatgctggttttattgtgataaccagtaatggctcagccatcatggaccaacgcagggcactgcgcacacaaaatataagatactttgacctgagtaaataagcacttaatggaagcgttgcaaaagaaaaatatatccatcttgtagagcaagagtttctctttcagatgatactattcacaattaaatccaggctgactattttgtagtaatgggctttgaactttggtaaataaagccatttgcgctgacactgccaaatttgaagagattttgcaaggcgactataaagcctgggtagttggaaatccagctgtattatgtccagcacaaagataagacttggtaaaaagttcaagtccatatctttatctgcaaggaaattattgcagtctgaatattggtcaaaatttgtcgcattaagtcacgacagaattaggggtacactttgagtcgacttgtttgaccggattttgcatcagtaatcttataattaatttcgtttgaatcagcacaaaaaactgtacagggtctcatcttactaaccattcttatgaattggtttcaattttatgagaccccaaaaatggcattttgtctgatgtcgcgcgcatgcgaacttactacccttcagacaagggggtgtagatcagcaagtattgcagctagaggcttgaaatcttgagaaacttaatttagcacttgactagtgctacagataaaatttgaagaaaattggagacatgatggtgggaaggtttagaccacttggcatggaatgacccactACATAGTTCACTAATGTCTTTTCCACATCATAAAATAATTGTTTGCTGTTCTGTGACACAACACAAAAGGAAACCACTATCTATATCCTAGCACAGAGCTTGTTTGTTGCCTGTCAGGTCGTCCTGATTTCATATCGAGCACCACAATTTGATTAAATAATCTCATCCTCAATTTACCCCAAAATTCGTGATTTTCTGCCAACCACTGTGTTGGAAACGCATTTCATTACTATAATATAACTTCTCATTGTGAGGCGTTAATGTGCAACGGACACAGCAGCAAAAGAATAAATGTCCACGAAGTAGGTGTTAACTACGACAAGAAAAAGTACAGGGTTCTACAAAAATTGCAAGTTTTGCAAAGAAGCCtatgtatatataattttttgtgaCGTCTACTCAGTTACAAAAGTAAACTATAAACACACGTCACTGGTCAGTTCAGATCGCAAAGGTGACACACCATTTTAATAAGCACCGACTCAAACTGAATTCTATGGTAAAACGACATTTTTGATTCTACCTAGATTCGAACGTCAGTATTGTTCCAAGCGGTATTTTTACACGGCTCTCTTTACATgtcgtacattaaaaaaaaagtgaatattACTCAATAAACTCTCAGCGTTAAACAGTTATCAGCATTTACACATGCTTTACATTATTACGCAAATTAGTTTTATTGTCGATACGTTCTAGTTACACTAATTTCCATAGTGTTCTTTTAATAGGCCTACTGCATGGGATTTGTTTGTCAGTACCGATTCCCAAACTTACCAACTAATAAAATAGCCGTGACAACTCACACCACTTAGTATGGCATCATTTGTCTTTCAGTTGTATCACAACTTAAGCAAAGCAATGTTGTAATAATGTACAGTTCACTTTCAATTAAAACACAGTCTTAACCAAACTTCAACGCACTCCTTTCGTTCCCTTGGATGAAAAACAATTACATGCTGGCTACCATAGTTCCTTGTCAACGGGAAAATAGATGAAGTGAGATTGGTTTATATGACTCAAATAATCTATGGGTTTTAGAACTTAacgtatacagtttttactttaaaTTACAGCCAACGTATatctgaagaaaatgaaaataccTGATAACCGCCCGTCTAACAGCTAGGCGAAAAACCATTCATCTCTGACCCCGTGTCCAATGAGTACTTCACGAGTTTCGTTTATTTTGTTTACCTGTACAGTGTCTTGTTTGTTTACATGTGCGCGGTGGAACCCCCAGTTGTTTACGCGTTGAATAAATCTAGTGGGGAAACTGTGCTTCGGTGACACCGTAATGGATAATATTATCGATGCTCATTACTTTCTACTCCCTTCGCAGGGAAACAtatattctctttctaaattgtgtATGTGCAATGGCAATAACAAAATATTGGCAGCTTCACTCCGAAGAAAAATATTTTCGTTTGAGTACATGTGCTCTGACGGTGCTCTAATACCTGCTGTAAGAGAAGTTGTATTCACTTACATACCAAGTAAGTGTATTCGTGTTTTTATTTGCCAACTGCTTTTTCTGTAGTTTCACACTTCTCCAAATGCCGCCTTTTTATTCACAAGTATAACGTCTTCCATACTTCAGTTCCACAGAGGATCTCATTTATAATATTTTGCGTTTAACACTGTGTTCGTCTTAACATTATACGCTCCCCTGTTTTTATGTAtctttggaataaaatttttaccaTTGCTAACAAAGTTCTGAATCATCATGCTGTAACCATTTAAGggatatattgttttattttgcctTGGAACTTGTAAAGCCTTTTAATTCTTAGAACTGTTATTGCCGGGTCAACGGAAGCATCCGATTCCACGTgtcagctttgacccgtgacgtaaggccgttgtagtgtgtgacgtcacgacggcgcggagtTTAGTTTGTGAGTGTGTCGTTATGGAAACGTAACACTGTTGTTCTGTCATCATGTTCTGCAGCCCCATTCTACAAATGTTTTCTTCATAATGTGTTTGCCGTAGTATGTGTAATAGTATATCCCGATGATTTTTAAATAAGGTAGGGATtgctaaacattttattttatttcatcagtgCCCAGTTTGCACTTGACCCCTTTTAGCTTTGtcaactgaaagaaaaaaactgTGCTTTGTGTGTActcttgtattgttgttgttgttgttgtggtcttcagtcctgagactggtttgatgcagctctccatgctactctatcctgtgcaagcttcttcatctcccagtatctactgcaacctacatccttctgaatctgcgtagtgtattcatctcttggtctccctctacgatttttaccctccacactgccctccaatgctaaatttgtgatcccttgatgcctcaaaacatgtcctaccaaccgatcccttcttctagtcaagttgtgccacaaacttctcttctcgccaatcctattcaatacctcctcattagttacgtgatctacccaccttatcttcagcattcttctgtagcaccacatttcgaaagcttctattctcttcttgtccaaactagttaccgtccatgtttcacttccatacatggctacactccatacaaatactttcagaaacgatattctgacacttaaatctatactcgatgttaacaaattcctcttcttgagaaacgctttccttgccattgccagtctacattttatatcctctctacttcgaccatcatcggttattttactccctaagtagcaaaactcctttactactttaagtgtctcatttcctaatctaattccctcagcatcgcccgacttaatttgactacattccattatcctcgttttgcttttgttgatgttcatcttatatcctcctttcaagacactagccattccgttcaactgctcttccaagtcctttgctgtctctgacagaattacaatgtcatcagcgaacctcaaagtttttacttcttctccatgaattttaatacctactccgaatttttcttttgtttcctttactgcttgctcaatatacagattgaataacatcggggagaggctacaaccctgtcttactcctttcccaaccactgcttccctttcatgcccctcgactcttataactgccatctggtttctgtacaaactgtaaatagcctttcgctccctgtattttacccctgccaccttcagaatttgaaagagagtattccagttaacattgtcaaaagctttctctaagtctacaaatgctagaaacgtaggtttgccttttcttaatctttcttctaagataagtcgtaaggtcagtattgcctcacgtgttccaacatttctacggaatccaaactgatcttccccgaggtcggcttctaccagtttttccattcgtctgtaaagaattcgcgttagtattttgcagctgtgacttattaaactgatagttcggtaagtttcacatctgtcaacacctgctttctttgggattggaattattatattcttcttgaagtcagagggtatttcgcctgtctcatacatcgtgctcaccagatggtagagttttgtcatgactggctctcccgaggccatcattaGTTCaatgggaatgttgtctactcccggggccttgtttcgactcaggtctttcagtgctctgtcaaactcttcacgcagtaccttatctcccattttgtcttcatctacatcctcttccatttccataatattgtcctcaagtacatcgcccttgtataaaccctctatatactccttccatctttctgccttcccttctttgcttagaactgtgttgccatctgagctcttgatattcatacaagtggttctcttctctccaaaggtctctttaattttcctgtaggcagtatctatcttacccctagtgagacaagcctctacatccttacatttgtcctctagccatccctgcttagccattttgcacttcctgtcgatatcatttttgagacgtctgtattcctttttgcctgcttcatttactgcatttttgtattttctcctttcatcaattaaattcaatatttcttctgttacccaaggattcctattagccctcgtctttttacctacttgatcctctgctgccttcactacttcatccctcagagctacccattcttcttctactgtatttctttcccccattcctgtcaattgttcccttatgctctccctgaaactctctacaacctctggttctttcagtttatccaggtcccatctccttaaattcccacctttttgcagtttcttcagtttcaatctgcagttcataaccaatagattgcggtcagaatccacatctgccccaggaaatgtcttacaatttaaaacctggttcctaaatctctgtcttaccattatataatctatctgatacctactagtatctccaggattcttccaggtatacaaccttcttttatgattcttgaaccaagtgttggctatgattaagttatgctctgtgcaaaattctacaaggcggcttcctctttcattccttccccccaatccatattcacctactatgtttccttctctcccttttcctactgacgaattccagtcacccatgactattaaattttcgtctcctttcactacctgaataatttcttttatctcgtcatacatttcatatatttcttcatcatctgcagaggtagttggcatataaacttgtactactgtagtaggcatgggctttgtgtctatcttggccacaataatgcgttcactatgctgtttgtagtagctaacccgcactcctatttttttattcattattaaactcctgcattacccctatttgattttgtatttataaacctgtaattacctgaccaaaagtcttgttcctcctgccaccgaacttcactaattcccactatatctaactttaacctatccatttccctttttaaattttctaacctacctgcccgattaagggatctgacattccacgctccgatccgtagaacgccagttttctttctcctgataacgacgtcctcctgagtagtccccgcccggagatccgaatgggggactattttacctccggaatattttacccaagaggacgccatcatcatttaatcatacagtagagctgcatgtcctcgggaaaaattacggctgtagtttccccttgctttcagccgttcgcagtaccagcacatcaaggccgt
This genomic stretch from Schistocerca cancellata isolate TAMUIC-IGC-003103 chromosome 5, iqSchCanc2.1, whole genome shotgun sequence harbors:
- the LOC126188716 gene encoding ARL14 effector protein-like; amino-acid sequence: MSEVNEEEESLAPCSIGKDAAASKCHVIFYAKKTGFKAFSDFTECDQKLLVSRSEAKLDENSIICFHHEALFLHEYQAMQKKCCNPFKKRNHNVKAGLRLLDNETAAKLCLLKKKEVIDIKPGQKLCPRCMSALNQKLEDSSSLSTQSEQDFTTDETEPAINKSLSFIGASPLKRRQLSKRDKQSYAKRKILDAQSLIGNQIAAAVGINYDEQPSSTKRKLKKKKLLKKKDSCKGTL